GATCATTAGGCCCACCTCCTGCTGAAAGACGAGAAGCAACTAAAGTAGCATATGGAAATATCGACTTTTTGGGTGTTCATACTGCGCTGCAAAATGGAGGTATAGTACGACGTGTGGAGCGAATAGACAACACACTAGAAAAgcaacttcttctccaaGAAAGACAACACCTGAATCATAAAATCGTGATCCTGGGAatggatatatttttgGATCAGCTGAAATATATAGACGCATTACGGAAACTATTCAACCAGTTACAGCAGGAAGTAGATGCACTAGAACGGGCACAATTACCAATTTCGATAATCTTTCCAGGAAGTTTCAAATCGAGCCCCTTCCAAGCTAATGGAAACTCGACAAATTACAAAGAATCGTTTGACTTTCTTGCCCAACTATTAAGAGAACATCCGAAGATTGCTGTCGAATGTAAACTTGTATTTGTACCAGGGGATAATGACGCCTGGGCATCGACATTCTCATCTGGAGCTACTCCACTGTTTCCTTTACAGCCTCTACCGAGTTTATTTACCAACAGAATCAAACGTATATCGCCAGATGCATCTTTCGCCAGTAATCCCTGTCGCATGACATATCTCTCTCAAGAGATAGTTATTATGCGAGACGAGCTCGGATCGAGGTTCCGTCGTAACTCCATCCTGTTCCCCAATCAGACGCATGAAAACGGTGCTACAAACGGGTCTTCGCAAAATGGTGCTATGGATATTGATATAAAACAGGACCCAGACATGGATCTTTTCCAACATGAAGAAGATTCAGATTCAGAGGAAGCATTGTCTCAACAGCGAGCTCTCGATAGACTGATTAACGATTCGTCTAAAGTAATCAAACCCACAACCAAAGCATACATTCCCCCAGATACAGCCGAAGCCAGACAAGTTGTGAAAACAATACTTGACCAGGGTCACCTATCACCATTCCCGCTCTCTCTGCGGCCCGTATCCTGGAACTACGACCACTCGCTCTCACTCACACCACTGCCTTCCGTCATGATCCTCGCGGACTCCTCGACACCGCCATTCAGAGCCACATACGAGGGATGCCACGTCGTCAACCCCGGACCGTTTATCCAAGGCAACAAAATCTGCTGGATCGAATACACACCCAGCACCGGCATGTCCGAGCAGAAGTTCCTGTATATTTAATTCACAGTCACAGACTCCTCgcaatgcctccggcggctggggctccgccccagaccccgctgctccgccccagaccccgctgctcctctcgctatgctcgagtcggctCGTATACGTTCCCagtcatctcctgcgaagcaggagctacggggtctggggcggagccccagccgccggaggcgaaTGCCCCGTCTCCACGAGTAAGTCTATAAATAAGCTAGTTCTTTCTGATCTTGTCAACGACACGCTGGGTCAGACAGTAGGTGGggttgatttttttgagGTTCTCATAGCCAAGGAGACTGAGTCCTGCGATGCCGAAAATTGTGTGAAAGACGTCGGGCATGTCGCCCTTGCGGTCAGCTATGCCTCCCGTCTCGAGGTCTTGGGCTTCTAAGATGAATTGTCGTAGTTTGCTGCCATCTATCCAGTCTAGTCTGTTTAATATTGAGAGTGCAGAGAGTACCCACCAGCTGTAGCATACGTCAGGGAGTTTTTCAGGCCGTCCGTTCAGACCACCGGAGGGAAGCTGACGTTCACAGAGCCACCACGAGACAAGGTCGACATTGACAATATCAAGACGTCCGAGAATATCTAGAGCCGCAATGGCAGTGAATATCTGACCAGCATGACTCTCGGCTCCAGGTACAAGACCAAAACCACCGTCAAAGTTCTGGCATCGTCGAATAAAGTCCACAGCCCCGTCAGTGTTGAATTTGTCCAGTTTCCCTAGAATTGACAGACATTGGGCTGCAATGTATATAAATCTAGTATCAATTTCGCCATACTCATCACCCATTACTTCGCCACCAGCTTTCTGAAGCGACAGAACGTACTGAGCGGTCTTATCAGCATCGATTTCGTCTAATGCATCTTCCATCAGCAGGATCTGAATTGCTGATAGAGTATATAGGATATGTGGGTCGTGGTTCGGGTGAGCACCAAACCCACCATTTTTATGCTGGCACTTCTTAACGAAGCTTATTACTTCATCTCTAGGTAGTGTATCCAGGGAATCCATCATATCTAGAGCAGTCAGGCCCCAGTAGAGTCCACTTATGCGAAGATGTTCACTGTACCAGTATTGCAGCTCATCGTGTTTAGTGTCCAGCGACTTGATATAGTCAATGTGTTTCTCACGCTGAAAAGAGAGCTGTGTCTCAGAAGCCATAGTGTATGAAGAACAACTATTTATCACTATTTATTCACACGGTTCGGATGCCAGGCCACGATTACGAGTATCTAGTGACGAGATCAATGCAGACAAAACTTgaccaaaaataaaccaaatGTAAAATATCAATAGTCAGATACCGACTGCCAGCTGTAAATTGTTAGCACCCAATTTCCAAACAGCAATGGATTTCTTGTAattgttattggtatttGTATAAGATAGTAAAGAAACCTATATTGAGATCACGAAGTACTTCCCCTGATGTGAGCAGCCGTGCGATCACCTGCCACCGTTCACCAGCAGTCTcggcaatctcctgcgaagcaggagctacggcgtctggggcagagccctagccgccggaggcaggaccgGTTTCAACGCGTTCtagataaatatatttgtaCAGTGATACCGCCACAATACCAAGAAAGTTcccattattatttgttgaGCAGGAGGTGGATGTTCTGGCTAACAAGCTCATCAGTGTAGAAGGACGAGTGTCgggcttcttcttcgttgAAACCTTTGTCACTGGTGATTATCTTGAGGTCGCGAGCTTGAGAAGCAATCCACTTCTTAATGAACTCGGAAGGTTCCTGTGCCAATTGGGAAAAGAAGTCGCGTTTAAGTCGCGAAGTGTTGAGAGCCTGAACCGCCAGAGCGATGTGGTTATCGATATCGAGGATTTGTGGTTGGTCGTTATACCAAGTTTCAAGAGTTTTTGTCAGCTCTGCTCGTACTGGATCATCAACTTCGATCTCGATATCATAGGCAGTCTCACCAACTGGCTGGTCCCTGTCTACTCTTACTACGTAGTTGATCACAATTGGGTCTCTAGGACTCAAGTGAGGTGTAAGAAGATCCATTATGTGAGGGAACAGAATCATGTCACGGCCAAAGAGCTCTTTTAAAGCAGCATCGCACTTGATAAGTCGCTTTTCGTCGTTATCTTGTAGTTTATGGAATTTGATATAATGCCACAGAGCGACTACTACACCAGcttttgtttcttcctTGATAGCTAATATCTTGGATAACTGTGGCGAAAGTTTGAAGGTATCTGGATACTCTTTCAACTGCATAGTAATCTTAGCATTGACATTTCTGTCACCCTTTCTTCGAATATCCAATACATCGAATTCAATACTctgagcagcagccgcagcagcagcaggagctggtTCGTGCCATTCAACGATATTATTCTCGATAACCACATCTGGGTCGTCAGCA
The Sugiyamaella lignohabitans strain CBS 10342 chromosome A, complete sequence genome window above contains:
- the SNF12 gene encoding Snf12p (73 kDa subunit of the SWI/SNF chromatin remodeling complex; involved in transcriptional regulation; relocates to the cytosol under hypoxic conditions; deletion mutants are temperature-sensitive; SNF12 has a paralog, RSC6, that arose from the whole genome duplication; GO_component: GO:0016514 - SWI/SNF complex [Evidence IDA] [PMID 18644858]; GO_component: GO:0016514 - SWI/SNF complex [Evidence IDA] [PMID 8127913]; GO_component: GO:0005829 - cytosol [Evidence IDA] [PMID 22932476]; GO_component: GO:0005634 - nucleus [Evidence IEA,IEA]; GO_component: GO:0005634 - nucleus [Evidence IDA] [PMID 22932476]; GO_function: GO:0015616 - DNA translocase activity [Evidence IDA] [PMID 17188033]; GO_process: GO:0045944 - positive regulation of transcription from RNA polymerase II promoter [Evidence IGI] [PMID 8804308]; GO_process: GO:0045944 - positive regulation of transcription from RNA polymerase II promoter [Evidence IMP] [PMID 8816487]; GO_process: GO:0061412 - positive regulation of transcription from RNA polymerase II promoter in response to amino acid starvation [Evidence IMP] [PMID 10549298]; GO_process: GO:0006355 - regulation of transcription, DNA-templated [Evidence IEA]; GO_process: GO:0006351 - transcription, DNA-templated [Evidence IEA]) — encoded protein: MECADDPDVVIENNIVEWHEPAPAAAAAAAQSIEFDVLDIRRKGDRNVNAKITMQLKEYPDTFKLSPQLSKILAIKEETKAGVVVALWHYIKFHKLQDNDEKRLIKCDAALKELFGRDMILFPHIMDLLTPHLSPRDPIVINYVVRVDRDQPVGETAYDIEIEVDDPVRAELTKTLETWYNDQPQILDIDNHIALAVQALNTSRLKRDFFSQLAQEPSEFIKKWIASQARDLKIITSDKGFNEEEARHSSFYTDELVSQNIHLLLNK
- the DPB2 gene encoding Dpb2p (Second largest subunit of DNA polymerase II (DNA polymerase epsilon); required for maintenance of fidelity of chromosomal replication; essential motif in C-terminus is required for formation of the four-subunit Pol epsilon; expression peaks at the G1/S phase boundary; Cdc28p substrate; GO_component: GO:0005737 - cytoplasm [Evidence IEA,IEA]; GO_component: GO:0005737 - cytoplasm [Evidence IDA] [PMID 15282802]; GO_component: GO:0008622 - epsilon DNA polymerase complex [Evidence IDA] [PMID 12571237]; GO_component: GO:0008622 - epsilon DNA polymerase complex [Evidence IDA] [PMID 14673157]; GO_component: GO:0008622 - epsilon DNA polymerase complex [Evidence IDA] [PMID 2406268]; GO_component: GO:0005634 - nucleus [Evidence IEA,IEA]; GO_component: GO:0005634 - nucleus [Evidence IDA] [PMID 15282802]; GO_function: GO:0003677 - DNA binding [Evidence IEA,IEA]; GO_function: GO:0003887 - DNA-directed DNA polymerase activity [Evidence IEA,IEA,IEA]; GO_function: GO:0003887 - DNA-directed DNA polymerase activity [Evidence IDA] [PMID 12882968]; GO_function: GO:0003887 - DNA-directed DNA polymerase activity [Evidence IDA] [PMID 16369485]; GO_function: GO:0003690 - double-stranded DNA binding [Evidence IDA] [PMID 14622139]; GO_function: GO:0003690 - double-stranded DNA binding [Evidence IDA] [PMID 16916794]; GO_function: GO:0016779 - nucleotidyltransferase activity [Evidence IEA]; GO_function: GO:0003697 - single-stranded DNA binding [Evidence IDA] [PMID 14622139]; GO_function: GO:0016740 - transferase activity [Evidence IEA]; GO_process: GO:0006260 - DNA replication [Evidence IEA,IEA]; GO_process: GO:0006261 - DNA-dependent DNA replication [Evidence IDA] [PMID 12882968]; GO_process: GO:0006261 - DNA-dependent DNA replication [Evidence IDA] [PMID 14622139]; GO_process: GO:0006261 - DNA-dependent DNA replication [Evidence IDA] [PMID 16369485]; GO_process: GO:0007049 - cell cycle [Evidence IEA]; GO_process: GO:0042276 - error-prone translesion synthesis [Evidence IDA,IMP] [PMID 19776424]; GO_process: GO:0070868 - heterochromatin organization involved in chromatin silencing [Evidence IC] [PMID 14673157]; GO_process: GO:0045005 - maintenance of fidelity involved in DNA-dependent DNA replication [Evidence IMP] [PMID 18245343]; GO_process: GO:0045005 - maintenance of fidelity involved in DNA-dependent DNA replication [Evidence IMP] [PMID 19463834]), translated to MMSKPAVLPIQLTPSQVRPVAYRILSKKHGLNLKSSGLDVLTEFLGHTFGVDWRGSKAEKFLDEISRRWKDEDRGLFIEGAPLKEIIRDIVNSIKAAEDVSKDSSPALADRTQTLADTGVRDKPSSQYWKDYFQVVNAQSQPFYSYDPIKKNFDAPKAKPTLLAPAKDQASVFTLRYNLIYNRILRNEAFQTPSFGASMNNTVSMAGSKFYSITFIHNMLGRNNSQFLLFGFIFKGPDGELWIQDLSGKVQLDISQTVPADGLYYTPGQFVLCDGVYFNEKFLVGSLGPPPAERREATKVAYGNIDFLGVHTALQNGGIVRRVERIDNTLEKQLLLQERQHLNHKIVILGMDIFLDQLKYIDALRKLFNQLQQEVDALERAQLPISIIFPGSFKSSPFQANGNSTNYKESFDFLAQLLREHPKIAVECKLVFVPGDNDAWASTFSSGATPLFPLQPLPSLFTNRIKRISPDASFASNPCRMTYLSQEIVIMRDELGSRFRRNSILFPNQTHENGATNGSSQNGAMDIDIKQDPDMDLFQHEEDSDSEEALSQQRALDRLINDSSKVIKPTTKAYIPPDTAEARQVVKTILDQGHLSPFPLSLRPVSWNYDHSLSLTPLPSVMILADSSTPPFRATYEGCHVVNPGPFIQGNKICWIEYTPSTGMSEQKFLYI
- the BET2 gene encoding Bet2p (Beta subunit of Type II geranylgeranyltransferase; required for vesicular transport between the endoplasmic reticulum and the Golgi; provides a membrane attachment moiety to Rab-like proteins Ypt1p and Sec4p; GO_component: GO:0005968 - Rab-protein geranylgeranyltransferase complex [Evidence IDA] [PMID 8183917]; GO_component: GO:0005968 - Rab-protein geranylgeranyltransferase complex [Evidence IPI] [PMID 8232542]; GO_component: GO:0005968 - Rab-protein geranylgeranyltransferase complex [Evidence IDA] [PMID 8583924]; GO_component: GO:0005968 - Rab-protein geranylgeranyltransferase complex [Evidence IDA] [PMID 8756702]; GO_function: GO:0004663 - Rab geranylgeranyltransferase activity [Evidence IEA]; GO_function: GO:0004663 - Rab geranylgeranyltransferase activity [Evidence IDA] [PMID 8756702]; GO_function: GO:0003824 - catalytic activity [Evidence IEA]; GO_function: GO:0046872 - metal ion binding [Evidence IEA]; GO_function: GO:0004659 - prenyltransferase activity [Evidence IEA]; GO_function: GO:0016740 - transferase activity [Evidence IEA]; GO_process: GO:0006888 - ER to Golgi vesicle-mediated transport [Evidence IMP] [PMID 3312234]; GO_process: GO:0006888 - ER to Golgi vesicle-mediated transport [Evidence IMP] [PMID 8232541]; GO_process: GO:0018344 - protein geranylgeranylation [Evidence IDA] [PMID 8756702]; GO_process: GO:0006612 - protein targeting to membrane [Evidence IMP] [PMID 1903184]), whose amino-acid sequence is MEDALDEIDADKTAQYVLSLQKAGGEVMGDEYGEIDTRFIYIAAQCLSILGKLDKFNTDGAVDFIRRCQNFDGGFGLVPGAESHAGQIFTAIAALDILGRLDIVNVDLVSWWLCERQLPSGGLNGRPEKLPDVCYSWWVLSALSILNRLDWIDGSKLRQFILEAQDLETGGIADRKGDMPDVFHTIFGIAGLSLLGYENLKKINPTYCLTQRVVDKIRKN